The Ovis canadensis isolate MfBH-ARS-UI-01 breed Bighorn chromosome 18, ARS-UI_OviCan_v2, whole genome shotgun sequence genome has a segment encoding these proteins:
- the CLK3 gene encoding dual specificity protein kinase CLK3 isoform X2 — MSDWFNFHGHMCIAFELLGKNTFEFLKENNFQPYPLPHVRHMAYQLCHALRFLHENQLTHTDLKPENILFVNSEFETLYNEHKSCEEKSVKNTSIRVADFGSATFDHEHHTTIVATRHYRPPEVILELGWAQPCDVWSIGCILFEYYRGFTLFQTHENREHLVMMEKILGPIPSHMIHRTRKQKYFYKGGLVWDENSSDGRYVKENCKPLKSYMLQDTLEHVQLFDLMRRMLEFDPAQRITLAEALLHPFFAGLTPEERSFHTSRNPSR, encoded by the exons ATGTCTGACTGGTTCAACTTCCACGGTCACATGTGCATCGCCTTTGAGCTCCTGGGCAAGAACACCTTTGAGTTCCTAAAGGAGAATAACTTCCAGCCTTACCCTCTACCACATGTCCGGCACATGGCCTACCAGCTCTGCCACGCCCTTAGAT TTCTACATGAGAACCAACTGACCCACACAGACTTGAAGCCAGAGAACATCCTATTTGTGAATTCTGAGTTTGAAACCCTCTACAATGAGCACAAG aGCTGTGAGGAGAAGTCAGTGAAGAACACCAGCATCCGAGTGGCTGACTTCGGCAGTGCTACCTTTGACCATGAGCATCACACGACCATCGTGGCCACCCGTCACTATCGTCCACCTGAGGTGATCCTTG AGCTGGGCTGGGCACAGCCCTGCGATGTCTGGAGCATCGGCTGCATTCTCTTTGAGTACTACCGGGGCTTCACACTCTTCCAG ACCCACGAGAACCGAGAGCATCTGGTGATGATGGAGAAGATCCTAGGGCCCATCCCATCACACATGATCCACCGGACAAG GAAGCAGAAATATTTCTACAAGGGGGGCCTGGTTTGGGATGAGAACAGTTCTGACGGCCGGTATGTGAAGGAGAACTGCAAACCTCTGAAG AGTTACATGCTCCAAGACACTTTGGAGCACGTGCAGCTGTTTGACCTGATGAGGAGGATGTTAGAATTTGACCCTGCCCAGCGCATCACACTGGCGGAGGCCCTGCTGCACCCCTTCTTTGCTGGTCTGACCCCTGAGGAGCGGTCCTTCCACACCAGCCGCAACCCAAGCAGATGA